The Kwoniella shivajii chromosome 4, complete sequence genome segment ATATTAGATGCGTTCCCTCTAAATTCGTATCAGCTGGTTGCGTGATGGAGTTGGTCACCATACCTGTTTAACAGAAGATTTCTTATCTGCGATTCACAGGAGGTCGGCGGTTCGATCCCGCCCGGAATCAAACTTTTTATGTTACAATACACCCCTACGTCGAAGAATCGTTTTTAGCGCATGAATTCAAGGAGGAAGAACGATTTTAAAAGGATTGCAGACAATGCGTCGAGAAGTGCCACATAAATCTCGGCTCGCGCGCACGGGCTACAAGGTAAAGGAGGAACGAGGATATGCCACATTGGTTTTTAGCTCTTTCAATTTGAATAATGGGTATGGCATTGAGTGAGGGGGGACGCTATGCATTGGTTGACAGCTACGAGATAGTGTAAGAGGATCACAATGGCTCGAAACCAATGATCCCAAATGAGGAGCAGGAGCATGTTTGCTTGGTGAGGAATGTAGAAAAGAATTACCGTGGATCCCACTTCCCAGCGCACCAGTGTTTCTCGAATTGTTTCATCCCCTCACATACAGCCCACGAGCTTCGTCTGGCAATCTGGGAATTGGTGCATtcgttctttcatttcaGTTGCACTGATATCAATACTTTTTCTGGCTCTGCAATTCATATTAACTCGAACATCAAACATTCGAGGGTATCACGCAAAATGGGTCGAATGGCAGAAGCGCAGCGAAGGCTGCTCGAGGTGGGTCTAAGCGTTCTCTATGTAGTCGAGATCAAGAGATGTTTAGCTTActgtcttccttcttcaatcaatccTCTTCAATCTTACTTGATATGTATATCTATTTGAATGTTGTGTACCCCCACTACTGTATGGAACTGGCACGGATGAAATAGCAAATGATGGGCCCCGAAGCTATGGGTATACAACCTATCAACGTAGATTGGTGGTCTGAGAAAGTCTGTAGAAACTTTTTGTTCGGTACTTGTCCTCATATATTATTTGGTAATACCGTGAGTATGGTGTAACGACCATTCTGGCCTTGTCTCTCATCGTCTGAGTGCTGCATTGGCTTTAGACCACTCACAAGAGCTGATAACAACATCCACTGACATCGTATCGTTTTGCCGCAGAAAATGGATCTTGGACCTTGTCCTAAAATCCATTCTGACAGAATAATCAAACAATTCCAAGAACACGCACTGGCCAATCCTGCTGATCCTAGGGTGGCAGCTTTCAAGCAGGAACACGAGAATAAACTGTATGGTTTCGTCGACGATGTAGATAGGAGAATCAGGGCGAGTCAAAGGAAACTAGAGAAAACTCCAGAAGAGAACAGGAAAACCATTGATCTGGTGAGTTTAAAGATGCGAAACGCATTCATCGcaacaccaccttcagatgGAATATACTAATCATTGAAAAACTCGACTACCAATAttcttttccctttgacaCTGCTCCAACCGATATTCTCGATGAATTTGTTACTACTCCACTGTCTACGCCACCCCTTCACCCTTCCTCAACGTGCTGCGCTCCCTTCGAACACCTCATAGATGAGAGAAATTGGTGAAATTGAGTTATCAATCCAAGGAGGAACAGAAGAGATCGAAGCTTTAGGAGAAGCTGGTAAGGTTGAGGAATCAATGGATAAATTAGCAGCCGTAGATGCTCTAAAACAACTTAAAGCggataaagagaaagaattgactcacctgaatgAAAATGCTGGTGCGAGTGGTCATCAGAAATTGAGAGTTTGTGAGACTTGTGTGAGTACTAGCCTATGGATACACCTCGAAATCGAGGAGTTTCGAATCTTTTTCACTGGGAGTGATAAATATCATACTGACAATCAGACTCATTGATACAGGGTGCGATGTTGTCTGTTCTTGATTCAGACAAGAGACTTGCAGATCATTTCGGTGGTAAAGTGAGTTCTTCCCAAGCGCTGTGTGTGCCTTGTATAGTGCGACCTCAGCTCACTGATACGGTTCTCATCATAGCTCCATTTGGGTTATCATGAACTTCGAAAACTATTGGGTATATTCGCAGAAGCAAGAATGACAGGAAGACCATGGCCCATCATGATaaaagatgattcagcaTCAAACAGTGATCCAACTGATCCCGAAAACCCAGTTTCCATTTCAAACCCCACTCCTTCAGCCCCTGCCACCGTCTCTGTTTCTGCTCCCGCACCAGTGGAATCCGCTCCGATGCCACCGTCCGCACCTGCTGGACCAAGAAACACATTGTTACCTCCTCAAATATCAGAAACACCTCATACTCCCATACACTCAAAGATACCTCCAATGGGTGAGATGCCAGTTGTAGGTCACGGAGATaaagtgaaaagagaagctggtgaattagaagatgatttgagaGAAACAAGGACGAAAAGTAGAGATAGAGACGATGGTCatagagaaagggagagaggggaTAGACATAGGGATGATAAATacgagagagagaggtgAGTACAATCTCCATCTCATCTGAAACTGTGCAAGAAATACCTTAAATACCTCTACAACGGGACTTTGTCAGCGCTATGGCGTCACATTTTGCAATatattcttcatcctccCATCAAAACCCGCATTCTATGCTGATTTGAATTACTGCATTCGCAGAAGTAGTAGATACGACGAACGTGATCGTGGTGATcgtgagagagagagacatGGCGATAGGcgtgatcgtgatcgagAGAGGGATAGGTATAGAGACCGTGATGGCGAGAGTGGTCACAGGGATAGAAAGtatgaaagagagagatcAAGGTCACCTTCAAAAAGGAGAGTTCTTTAGGCGAAAGATAACCGAGTATAACGAGATGTAGTTGAACAGTCCATGAGAATATGTATATCATAATTACCAaatattgatttgatctaTCTGTTACATACTACGTCTTTGCTATGTCTACTTTTACTCGATCGTTTCCGCTTCGAACTGCGTACACACCCTATTTCGCGCGAGAAAGCGCATGCATACCAATCTAACTGGAACAGCTACACTGGAAACCTAACATTTCCTTTTTACCCAATCCGCATAGCCTTCtatcttcttcccattctgaTCCTTTACCTGGATTTTCACCGTAAGGTTCGAAAGGTCTTGTTGACATCTGTTAAACGAGAACGAAGGGCAGAATTAGCGTCTTTTAGTGAATACAGAGGAATTGAGTAGATTGAATAGCAACAGCAGATAGATGTTACACTCACATCCAAAATCTTAGCTAAAACCTTTCTGGCTTCTCTTACACCTTGATCAATCTCCCATTCTTCAGGTTGTGATGCACCTTGTTTGGTATATGGATCAGTCAAAGctttctccattttctcAATGGTTTCTTCTAACACCCATTGTCTTAGGACGAATCTTGGATTGAcagctttcatttctttttctcttgcGATTTCCCAGTTTTCACTATCCCCATAATTGGATTGTTCATCTTGGATCAATGCTCTTTTGGAATATATCTTCAACCATGATATCAAAGCTTGTTCGGCTGATTCAATACTATCATCGGGTTTTGTAGTTGTTGTTCCCTCCACAAAATCGGAAACGAATGATGCCACATAGTCAACGTCATCAATCCGAGAAGCCTTGAAAGTTGATAATAGCCTGAATGAAGTATGGAAATCTATTCGATGAGTGTAAAGAAGTGATAAATAATCTGCTATGATTTCCCTATCGTCGTACTGTTGATATGTTTTCAATCCGAATCGCTAAACGAACACTGAATCAGTCCTATTTTCTGCGTTTCACCATTACTGGTATCATACCCACCTTCAACCAACCATTCCTCTCCACTTGTCTCTCTGTTTCCCAGTATTTCTCCTCGAAGCCTTTCGTGACCTCCTGGCCtttttcatcccattctttcctcttctctttaGACAAATCTATTGCATATCCTTGTGGTGGAGGAGAGGAGTGGATAGCTTCATAGCCTATTATTGGAGCAAGACTGTTGACTAATTTGTCTAAAGCGAACAGAACCCTCGAAGGTTGATTCTTGTAGTTATATAATCCCGATGGATCCGAGTGATCTAATAAAAATGAATTATGAGCATATTTAGATAAATAAAGGATTGTGTATCATCCAGTCACTCACTGCATATGTGCTTTGGATCATAGACGTCCATGAACGCATATGGTCCATAATCAATTGTGACACCTGTCAAAGCGATATTATCGGTATTCAAAACACCGTGCATCCACCCGTAAACCTAATTGTAGAGTTAGAGATCAGCAACCTCGTTGATTTGCTGAAGATTGTGAATACCGACGTACCTGCCATTTAGCTACTGTTTCCGCATTCTTCTTGACGACCTCTTGTACCCATTCtttcaaagttgaatttttCATTCCCATTATGTCGTCTTTGACCCACAAGCTCAGTTTTCTCAGAGTTTCcagatttccttcttcctcttgagactctgattgatcatctaACCATCCTCTACCACCCATGAAGATTTGCCTCATCCCTTGATCCACCGAGGATGGGTTCAGAGCTTGGAAATGTCCGATTCTGATGAACGAAGGACTGACTCGACAAAGTAAAGACGAAGGCTCAGGTCCTTGTTCACGAATTACTGGTAAATCGGGGAAAGGAGTTGTGAGCAATGCTAGTGCTCGAGTGGATGGGATGTCGAGAGCGGCCACGGCTATTTTTAATCAATCATTaatgacatcttcaatccaCCAGAAGGAGAGTAGAGTTCTCGTTGATGTATGTTGTCGATAATACTCACCCTCACAACCCAAAAACTCTCTTACACCACTTCTCAACACAGCTAAACCGTCTGCTGTTCGACTAAAAGGAGTTCTCCCACTACCCTTTAATTGTAATTCTTGTctaccaccttgatcactTTCAGTTTCCAATATTGATATAGCTCTGCCATCACCTAATTGGCCTGCCCAGCTACCGAACTGATGGCCGCAATATCTTGTTGACCAAGGTCCATATTCCTTGCCATCTTGATCCTTTTTCTCTGATTTCAGTATTTTCCTACCTGATAATATATCTACAAGAGCATTCCTGACTAGAGCAGCTGGAGTTGAAtctggtgaaggtgatgcaCCTCTGTTACAGATTGTAGGAGCATCACCAACCGTTAAATGTGGTAATGAATCTCTCAATGTATTGGTTGATATACCTAATAATATGGGATCCAATTTCATTCTATGATCAGATGTAAACGTATTTAAACCAttggtttcttcttctgaatcatGTGGAATTCCAGTATGTTCCAGATTGACCGGATCCCATCTTCGTAGTACATCTTCGACATTTACTTGTCCACCTTTATCTACGTCTACACCCATCTTCAGAGCTTCTTCCTTGGTGAGACGTAATGGCCACGAAGCCCATAATGGATTGACACGAGCCCATATCCCTTCGATAGAGGACTTGAATGTCGTTGCCCGTCTTTGCGAAGATGGTTGATCAGATAACGCAAGTTGAGGTAAGGTGTGTTGGAGCGTAGAAGACGGTAAAGGTAATCGGTGAATGGGTACTTTTTGAGTGGACATTTTGGGAAAAGTAAGTCTCATTGGCAAATCAAAGGGGGGTAAGCCACAGGTCTTAGAAGATGAGTGGGCCAgaacgatgatatcaaagagaGTATTTGTACGATTTTTATGTATTGCTAATTGGTGAAATCTCAAACTTTTTACGaaacgacgacgacgaaCGATGAtttttgacgatgatggtcTATTTGATTAAGCGATCGCAAGTGGCAAATATGGTGCCCCGCATCCCGCATACAGTGATCCTTTGATTCCCACGTGAATTTGATCCCGGTAGTGAACAATTTTTTCTGgaaaaaaagttgaagatcTTATCAGATTGCATTTGGAATCTTGAACTTTGACTTGGTCGACAAAAGATATTCTTCACACTCGTTTGTcattccatcaccaccactacATTCGCTCAAAATCACAATAGAGAGATCTCCCACGATGTCCGTTCAAGTTACTCCTGAACAACTATCGGCACTTCGAGCAACTCTGCTCAATACTTCAGGATCAACCCCTTTGCACGAAAGGTTTAGGTCATTATTCATGTTGAAAGCTGTTGGTGGGGATGAAGTAGTGGATATAATCGCGGAGGGTAAGTCCAACACATGGAACACTACAACTCGAAGCGGCTTTGCGCTAAACGAAATACATTCTCATCGCTACATAGGCCTCAAGGATCCATCACCATTACTGAAACATGAACTAGCTTATGTCCTCGGACAACTACTCAACCCAAGAGCGTTACCAATTTTGAGTCAAGTCTTGATAAATCCAACAGGAGAACATTGTTCCATGGTTAGACACGAGGCCGCAGAGGCTTTAGGTGCATTAGGTTCATTAGAAAGTTTACCTGTATTACAAAAATACCTGAATGATCCTTCGAGAGAAGTGAGAGAGACTTGTGAGATCGCAGTTGGGAAAATCGAATTTGATAACTCAAAACAAGGTAAAGAACGTAAATTGAAGTAAGTCTCATTTCCCCTTCCACGACGACAACTTTCCAACGTTTACATCACCAAGCATATTCATGGTTCGAATGTTGATGTAAGTTTTGTGTACGCAGCCCCGACTTCCCCACCATCGACCCAGCACCTTCAGCTACTCCGTTAGGACAAGTATCGATACCATCTTTGAAAGCAGATTTGCTCAACACGTCATTACCACTTTTCGAGAGATATAGAGCGATGTTCGCTTTGAGGGATTTTGGCGCTGCTAGTAAAGATGCAGTTGAAGCTTTAGCCGATGGATTCATCGATggatcagctttgttcaGGTGAGTGGTTGTCTTCCGATTATTAGGTGAAAACGTGTACAGCAAAAAGGCTAACGGCCGATTGGATTGAAAAATTTAGACATGAGATCGCTTATATATTCGGTCAATTGTCATCACCTTATTCAATCCCATCTCTCTTAAGCAGATTGagagatgataaagaagatgatatggtgagACATGAAGCCGCTGAAGCTTTAGGTGGAATTGCAAGTGATGGagtcgaggtgagtgatattcaACTTATTGATTGTCCTACATTTCAATGTTCTTCTGTAGAATAGGCATTTGCGAGGCTTTTAACTGACTCCATTGAAAATATCATAAAGGGAGAAGACCAATCGTCTCTTCCGGTAGATCAACAACTCCCTCAAGGAGGGGTTTTGGCTGTGTTGAGAGAATGGGCAAATAAGCAACAAGCTCCTATCGTAGTGAGAGAAAGTTGCCAAGTAGCTATTGATATGTGGGAGGTAAGTTTGATCTCCTATCTGATCGATCGTTACTCTTCAGCCATATCACCAATATTCTACTCAAGTCACAGATCATACGACAACTTGTGCATAAATGAGGTACTGACATCATATCTTGTTAATTGTTAGTACGAGAATTCAACAGATCAATTCAATCCTTTGGACTCAATGACCTCATCTGCGACTAATGAGAAGATAAACAGTACGGGAATGGAGAGATCAGCCCATGCAGCTATAGCCGCTATGACAGTGGCTTGAGCGATATCCGAATTGTAACATCCCTAAAAGAATTCAGTCTACACTGTCCAATCTACATTGGTCCCGCTCAGAGCAAGGTCGACGAAAAGTTGCAAATATGGTACCGATGGACTTAcaagaagaggtgatcaTGAACAAAGAAAAGTAGGATGAAGACAGGAGATGTTGTTGTAAATACCCCGCATTAAGTTCTGCTTTCGGATCGTTCATACAAACATAAAATAAGATATATGCATTGGTCTTTGTCATGCGAAATTCATCTCGTTCTGCTTCATCTATATTTAGACTGGATATCACTGTTTTCAACTGCTATCGAAGACTAGGGAATTTGAGAAAATCGCGAGCTACGTGAAGTTTAATCTCCACACAGCTACGAGTCCTGCATCCAATTTCCTCAATCACCTGTAGACAAGCTTATACGCCTAATTCTTCGGCCTCGCTTGATAAATCCTTTAatctcttttcacctttcGAGGATGCTATATCTTTGATCAACTGTTTACCTTTTGAAATACCACCAACTTTCAATCCTCCCGAGAGAGGCGAGACGATCTAATACAATCAAGTTATGGGATTAGCTCTACTGATGTCACGAAACCTCGTAATCTCGATGCAGTCATGCTGATGTTCCAATGTGTGATGTAGTACGTAAAACCTACAAGATTACCTAAAGCAACTGAAGCTCTGTAAACAGTTTCAGGGTCTTCTTTTTCGTTCTCCAATATCTACACCATTGTGGCTCGATCAGTTTTTACCCTTGTCATCGTTTGGACAGATTGTGAAAAAAATACGTACATGGATAATAAGATTTAGTAGAGATTCAGCTTTATCGGAAGGGAATGTACCATCTACAGCTAAGATTGAATAACTACATCGCTCTTTGTCAGCTACTTGGCACTATCGCTGCATAGGCCGAGTTCTGAAAGCTGATCGGTAATTCCAAAGTAAGGGTATACTCACTTCAAAGCAATTGTGGAGACTACAACTTTCCTAGTTCCCCAATTACTCCATTGAACGTCCTTCAATACACTCAATATACTATCTACTGTTCCAGTCTGGGCGATGGTGGATCTTCCATTGGCTGTCGAAAACAGATTGGCGATACCTCTCAATGATAGCAAGGTGTTTGTCTCCCTTGCTTTTCCTGGTGACCAGGGTGTATTGAGTCCACAAGATTCGATGAACGCTTGAGGAGCCAATGAGGTAGCTCCGAACGCTGGTGAGATCGGAGCTAAACATCGTGCCAGGTCGATGACTAAACATAAAAATATCTCAGCTAGTCATTCACCACGAAGTATTGAAGCGTACACAAAGCGGTGGACCGTATACTTACGAGGGAACCGTTTATCCTCCCACCATTTGCCCAAGAGATTCAAGAGTACCTGCGGTTCGTAACGTTCTTTGGCATCTTTAGAATTGACATCAGGTAATGCGATTGTAGGTGAGGAGAGTAAAGCGTAGATCTCGTTGAGcgttttctcttcttcgtcggTGAACGCTAATTCGGGCTGTAGTGGAGATTAGCTGTTCCTTCCCAGAGCGTGATTGAGTATTTATACTTACATGAGACGACTTGATCTCCTCATTCAATTGAGCGATCTTACTTTTTGCAGCAGTGATGTTCATTTGCTTGAACGAAAGGTATGTCTTGACAGGTAGGATACCGTTTGATCGTTTGGGTTGGGCGGGAGCAGGCGTACTGGAATATGCACCTCCACCTATACAGAACTGGTCAGACGAGCTTCACTTGAACACGAGACTAGAAAGACACCTCCGGCTTTGACTTACCTGTGAATGGGTCACCCCCACCATAGCTTGGCCCAGCAATCGCTGAGGTTGAGCCGGTATATCGCGAACCTCCAGTAAACGGATCCACGAAATCATTCCCGCCGCCGTTACCCTGTCCCAGAGTGACTCCGTTGGTATTCTTCTGAATGAATTCGACGACTTGTTCACAGTAAGTTGAAGGCAACTCGTTCTTGTCCAAGAATCGTTGAGCGGCGATCCACGGGTTTTCTGTAATATCCCTTAGCAGTATTTTAGTTCAGATAGGGAAAACGGCTAAACTAACCGGATGCATTATAAGGTAGTTTAAGAGGAGGCACTCCTTCTGCTACATCCACGTCAAAGACATAATCGTACTCTTGACCTTCATAAAGCTGTTTTCGTCCTTGACCAATGGCATCCACAACCTGACCGATCTGTTGCCAGGTTGAAGTGGGTCCAGACCACTGAGACGGACACAAATGTTAGTTTCTCGTCCTGGTAATTGATTAAAGTGAATAAGCTCACTTGGTATGCTTCCACAACGCCGTTATTCTTGATCATGAGTACCTGTCCATCTTTCTTGCCTGTGGTGAGCGGGAAAAGTCAGCTTCGCTGCTCGGATATGGTTATCATCTTACTGACCTTCTCTCCCGAGCGCTTCGATTCCTGGAAGATCTGACTGCTTGACGTCCCCGATCTGAGATCTGCGAATACCGCATGTTAGCACTTCGATACCATCAGTCCATGTACGACGAATAAGATTTACTTGTCAAGTTGTCTCCCACTGACTTCCTTATCCCATGCCGCTCGATCTTCAGCAGAAGCTACTAAGGTTTCATCCCGAGTGAAGAATCGTATCgttgaatcagatgatgaagaggcaATGTACGGCGAAGAAGAGCCAGAAGGGACAATGGCGGATGACCAAAGGGAATTGGAGGTGTGGGGAATAGTTTGTACCAGTTCTTTCTCTGTTGTTACGACCCAATCAGTACCACTTTACTGGTGGCCGCAAAACAGAGGAATAATAGAAACCACAGCAGAGTTATCAAACAGCTCACCAGACCAGACACGTAAagtaccatcttcacctgtGCTTATAGCTCCTGAACCATCTGCGAAGGCAGATATCGAATAGACGAAAGATGTATGACCGGATAACGTCTTCTTAGGTGCAGGTTTATCGAAAGAATAGATATTCACATTTCTGATCATACCTATTAGCTCGTTTCATGATTCATACATATGTATCGAGCTTGGACCTACCCATCGTTGGCGCAACTCCAGAATCCTTTTCCATCAGGTTTCAAGCTCAGCCCTCTTACAGGCTCGGTATGACCC includes the following:
- a CDS encoding deoxyhypusine hydroxylase, which produces MSVQVTPEQLSALRATLLNTSGSTPLHERFRSLFMLKAVGGDEVVDIIAEGLKDPSPLLKHELAYVLGQLLNPRALPILSQVLINPTGEHCSMVRHEAAEALGALGSLESLPVLQKYLNDPSREVRETCEIAVGKIEFDNSKQGKERKLNPDFPTIDPAPSATPLGQVSIPSLKADLLNTSLPLFERYRAMFALRDFGAASKDAVEALADGFIDGSALFRHEIAYIFGQLSSPYSIPSLLSRLRDDKEDDMVRHEAAEALGGIASDGVEGEDQSSLPVDQQLPQGGVLAVLREWANKQQAPIVVRESCQVAIDMWEYENSTDQFNPLDSMTSSATNEKINSTGMERSAHAAIAAMTVA